In the genome of Doryrhamphus excisus isolate RoL2022-K1 chromosome 11, RoL_Dexc_1.0, whole genome shotgun sequence, the window TACACAATCCACATTCCAGGCGCTGCAATATAAAACTTACAACGTAAAGCCCAAAGTGCACATGGTCACAgtaccccggtctcctagcaaCGACTCACCCAGGAAAGGGCTGCATGTTGGCGATGGTTTCTGGAAGAGGCATTCCGTAGCTCTCGGGCAGCAGGAGGCTCAGCAACGCCGCCGTGGTGGTCAGGCTTCCCATCAGGATGTAAGGCAGCGAGGCAGAGTAGCTTCCTGTTGTTGGGAATCAAGACAGTGAGAAACAATcctgcgtaaaaaaaaaacacacacacacaactaagtATGAGGAGCTAATTCATCTGCTTGTAGTTTGCAAGCGTTGGATGATATTGTTCAGTGGCACCACACGAGGGCGCCAAAAATAGGCCATCTTTTTCTGCACATCAACTACAACACACCTCATTCATCCTGGGGGATAAAGGGTTGGAAAGATGTGAATTCCCGGGACAAagtacagcacacacacatagtatgtatctttatgcttcactgatcacgtttttccttttttggtctttgaAAGCACCGTAGTTGTGTGCGGAGTCggaaaaacatctttttgttgagcagtggttttggtctcaTGTACATCTGCACATCTACATGTACATCTGTACGTGTACATGTGCCAGTACATGAACATCTGTACGTGTACATGTGCCAGTACATGAACATCTGTACATGTGTCACACACATCCAAGCCTTACTCAAGTAGATGAAGTACGGAGCAATAATGCTGCCTATCCTGGAGGCCATGGAGCCAGCCCCCAAGGCCGTGTTCCTCACTACGGTCGGGTACAGTTCCATGGAGTACGCATACACGAGTGCGAGCGCCAAAGTCACAGCAAACTTTCCCATCATCTCCAGCGCGATGGCGAGGGAGATCAGGTCTGTGGTGAAGATTTAAGGGCTGAGATAAGAGAGGGAGGACGTTCATGTTTCAGAACATTGCAAGGTTTTTACCGTCTGGGATGAGCTGGATGACCAGAAGGAAGAGTCCCGCAGCAAAGAGACTGGCAGAGAGGCTCAGTCGTCTGGAGCAGCAGTGGAACATGAGCCATGATATCATGTAGGCGGGGACCTCCGCCATGGCGGACAGGAAACAGTTCAAGTAGGCGTCACCGTAAAGGTTGGACGTGTTGAGGGAGAGGGCCAAGTAGCTAATGGCCAACATGTTCCtgtggggagggtgggggggggggggggcgtttagTGGCCATTTCTTTCCACAGAGTGTGATGTCATACAAGTCATGCTCATTCCAATGTACTTGGTAAGACAGGGACTGACGTGAGGGTTGTTGGGTGTGTGTACGCTCACCAGACCAGCCACAGCATGATCGAAATCCAGCGGATGTTCCGAGAACGAAGAATGTCACAGATGTTGTAGGCCTTGGTCTTCTTCGACTCTTGCTGTGGAACAATAAACACCCGCCGTCAGCGTGGAAGTCTTAAATAGAGGGCAGCTTGTGTGGACCATGTCACCCGGCCCCACTGGCCCCACCGTCCCCACTGACCCCGGCGTCCCCACTGGCCTCGGTGGCCCCACTCTCCCCAGCGTCCCCACTGGCCTCGGTGGCCCCACTCTCCCCAGCGTCCCCACTGGCCCCAGCATCCCCACTGGCCCCAGCATCCCCACTGGCCCCAGCGGCCCCACTGGACTCCACTGGCCCCACCGGACCCCAGCGGCCCCACCGGACCCCAGCGGCCCCACCGGACCCCAGCGGCCCCACCGGACCCCAGCGTCCCCACTGACCCCAACGGCCCCACTGACCCCAACGGCCCCACTGACCCACAGCGTCCCCACTGACCCCAATGGCCCCACTGGCCACAGCGTCCCCAGTCGCCCCAGCGTCCCCACTGGCCACAGCGGCCCCACTGGCCACAGCGTCCTCACTGGCCACAGCGGCCCCACTGGCCACAGCATCCCCAGTGGCCCCAGCGTCCCCAGCGGCCCCACTGGACCCCAGCGGCCCCACTGGAGCCCAGCATCCCCACTGGACCCCAGCATCCCCACTGGACCCCAGCATCCCCACTGGCCCCAGCTGGCCCACTGGACACCAGCGGCCCCACTGGACACCAGCGGCCCCACTGGACACCAGCGGCCCCACTGGCCCCCAGCGTCTCCACTGGCCCCACTGGCCATAAGAAACAGCTCTCAGCGTCCTTCCATCTTAGTTAAGGCTGGCTTCTGGTTGCTGCTCTTGGACAATGTTGACACCGCAGGTCACATTTTCATATCCGTGTTAACAGTACGattcactttttgtttttttaaagaaatcagggagggggcaaacacttcttCACACGGCTGTATAACAAAACAGACCATGTCGAGTTCTAAAGCTTCACTGGAGAAACTGGAGCCTTGCTAGCCATCACGACATTGGGGATGACGTAGCATGCAGCAAGAACCTTGTTCTCTTtttgagtaatatcacttgatGAAGCATTTTATCATATTCCATGCTGCAAAATAAGTCATGGAAATATGCCTGATTCCTGCTGATGCTGGATGGATATCGGCGTCATATTGAAAGTATTGAGAATATTGAAAAAGCTGTGAGGAGACATCCCTAGTATTTACACATTCTTAGACATCCCAGGCAGACACTGAAATCAGCCTTCGGTGTCAGAGAGTCTAAACGTCGCCAGACATTCCAGGTCCCGCGGGGTCCTCTGCCCTCCCGCCGACTTCCACATTAGTGCTCACGCACGTGCACGACGGTCAATTATTGTCAGGAGTTTGAACATTGAGCGGTGACCCGAAGAGCTTTGTCGAAAAGGAGGGAAGAAAAGTAAGAAAACATCAACCGACACGCTGGATAATATTTGACTGTTGCTGGCGTACTGCTCCACTCTTTCGACACTTCACAAGTGACTTATTGTATTCCTCAGTCTGAACAATGAATATGATATTCCTCCAATAAACAATCAGTAGAATAGTTAGTCGGGCTGTACAGGAATTACAATTTTACTTCACGAGCGGCATCACGAACAAAAAGCGCTGTCAATGGCACGACGGctggcacttcctgtttgctctgCTCGGGCCCCAGCAAGCAGGGATGTGcatacaccccccaccccccacccccaaccatCGGTAAAGACCGCTGACAGGGTGTGACTACCTCTGAAAAATATGTCAAACTGCCGCTGACGTTCAGAGATGTGAAGATTTTAGCAGGCGGATCCTTTTTGTTCATCTTGGAGGCGTTTTTCACGATGGCCTCCGCCTCCGCGATCCTTCCCTGAGAGAGCAGCCAGCGTGGAGACTCCGGGATGAACCTGCATCGTCACATGACTTCAGTGGGTGAAGAGGCTCCATCAGCAAAAACAGCACCAAGAAAGCCGAACACACGAACACACCACCAGAGAGGCAGGAGGAGGAACCCGGGCGCAGTGAGGCCCAGCAGCAGCCGCCTCCAGTCCCGCAGGAAGTAGGCGTGGAGCGGCAGCATCATGTAGCCCACCGTGAAGAAGAGACACGAGCCCGCCGTGCAGAAGAATTCACGTACACGTGGACCTAAGATCTCCGTTCCTACGTGCAAGACGCATTGAGAACGTCACGCAACGATACACGAAGGACTCGCCGTCAATGAGACATGTACCGAGCACGAATGCAGACAGGTAGTTGGATATGTGCGACATTCCGGTGAGGAAGAAAAGGATGCAGAACACCATCCAGGATGGGGAGAAGACCTGGATGAACGCCAACGTGGTCTGGCTGGCAAGTGTGAAAAACAGCACTCTCTTCCTCCCAAACCTTAAATGGAAAGgcattttcaaaaatcaatgaaTCAGACAGCGGTCCGAAAGCAGCTAAAGTACTGCAAGTACTGGATTACTGTGTAACGGCCGATACAATACGATACACCGGGGACGTTTAATTGGACCATCCTCATCAccggtctcactttacaataaagtacataaaattacagcagttacCGACGACCTAACAAACAACTCATGAGTAActaatgggtagagtagttacagaggaactcaTGAAAGAATAAATAGGAACTAACGAGTAgagcagttactgaggaactaaagcacatatatttagagtagttactgaggaaccaaggcacatgcatttagagtagttactgaggagctaatcaACTGAACTGATcatggaactaatgagtagagtagttactgagtaactaaggcacatgcatttagagtagttactggggaactagggcacatgcatttagagtggttgctggggaactaaggcacatgcatttagagtagttactgaggaactaaggcacatgcatttagagtagttcctGAGGAACTAATCAACTGAACTGATcatggaactaatgagtagttactgaggaactaaggcacatacatttagagtagttactgaggaactaaggcacatgcatttagagtagttactgaaaaacTAATCAACTGAACTGATcatggaactaatgagtagttactgaggaactaaggcacatacatttagagtagttactgaggaactaaggcacatgcatttag includes:
- the LOC131138066 gene encoding organic cation/carnitine transporter 2-like isoform X1, whose translation is MSVHKVCSVGVCVCVCGEMVSLEWISPDTSSQSSRAAPVRMNDYDADTAFLGEWGGFQLRLVLLLCITMIPNGYCGLSIIFVAGTPAHRCRVPEHGLNLTAAWRNVSIPLQEDQQPAKCSRYRLEALLAFSEEGVLPSEVNLSSVPQEGCLDGWEYDRSVYASTIVSDWDLVCEDQWKNPLTSSLFFCGVLVGSFLSGQLSDRFGRKRVLFFTLASQTTLAFIQVFSPSWMVFCILFFLTGMSHISNYLSAFVLGTEILGPRVREFFCTAGSCLFFTVGYMMLPLHAYFLRDWRRLLLGLTAPGFLLLPLWWFIPESPRWLLSQGRIAEAEAIVKNASKMNKKDPPAKIFTSLNVSGSLTYFSEQESKKTKAYNICDILRSRNIRWISIMLWLVWNMLAISYLALSLNTSNLYGDAYLNCFLSAMAEVPAYMISWLMFHCCSRRLSLSASLFAAGLFLLVIQLIPDDLISLAIALEMMGKFAVTLALALVYAYSMELYPTVVRNTALGAGSMASRIGSIIAPYFIYLRSYSASLPYILMGSLTTTAALLSLLLPESYGMPLPETIANMQPFPGCCQKNIYKVTHTRAEANAADRKCHDIQ
- the LOC131138066 gene encoding organic cation/carnitine transporter 2-like isoform X2, with amino-acid sequence MVSLEWISPDTSSQSSRAAPVRMNDYDADTAFLGEWGGFQLRLVLLLCITMIPNGYCGLSIIFVAGTPAHRCRVPEHGLNLTAAWRNVSIPLQEDQQPAKCSRYRLEALLAFSEEGVLPSEVNLSSVPQEGCLDGWEYDRSVYASTIVSDWDLVCEDQWKNPLTSSLFFCGVLVGSFLSGQLSDRFGRKRVLFFTLASQTTLAFIQVFSPSWMVFCILFFLTGMSHISNYLSAFVLGTEILGPRVREFFCTAGSCLFFTVGYMMLPLHAYFLRDWRRLLLGLTAPGFLLLPLWWFIPESPRWLLSQGRIAEAEAIVKNASKMNKKDPPAKIFTSLNVSGSLTYFSEQESKKTKAYNICDILRSRNIRWISIMLWLVWNMLAISYLALSLNTSNLYGDAYLNCFLSAMAEVPAYMISWLMFHCCSRRLSLSASLFAAGLFLLVIQLIPDDLISLAIALEMMGKFAVTLALALVYAYSMELYPTVVRNTALGAGSMASRIGSIIAPYFIYLRSYSASLPYILMGSLTTTAALLSLLLPESYGMPLPETIANMQPFPGCCQKNIYKVTHTRAEANAADRKCHDIQ